CTTTGTCGTGACGTCTGTGACAGAAAACAGCAAAAAAGACtgttttgtaatttttcgaaAGTTAAGTAACTAAGATGAAACTTAAGTGACTATTTTGTCAGCCACCCAAAAATTGGGTGACTGATGGTGAAATTTAcccaatttttttatttgaaatgatgagTAAATAAATAGTTAGAGATCAAAACAGCaagaaaaaagaaatatatatattttaactttacCCATTTTTGTACCATTGCATATTGTACATTCATAACAGCAAGAAATAAGATGGGTAAAGTTGGAAACAGGTCATTCATAGCAGACgggaatttcaaaattttatttactGCAATTTAATCTTAGATCTAGAGTATTCTGTTGCTTTTTGACgtttgttttcttttttagtacattttttcatttattattgTAAGGCTACTCATTAGTTATTTTATATGGTTTAATAAAATATCCCCAGTTTGATATCCAAAAAATATGTTATTTGTTGCCATTAAAGgaaattttaatcaaattgattttataaaatgataaaattttcataaaaataatatttcataaaaggtgaatatatcaaaattttaaaaactaaaaatatgatTCATTAGTATTTAGGGATGAAATCGGAATtataaaaatcatattataattttagaaaaatttaatttttttccgaAAATAACCATAAGATTAAAATCTCCACGAAAGGGCTGCAGCATCGATAAttaaaaaactcaaaaaacaGCTCTTAATATTATTGATAAAAGGTACATTTGAAAAGAGCATAACTTAATGGCAAGGAATCAGCAGAAGATATAGAAAGGCCAACTAGCCATTAAATGTAGCAGCATCCATCAAAGTAAAAAGACATGATTATTTGTACCCTACCCCAAAACAAACTAGTTCTTTGGTCCGATCCGGCTCGATATAGCAAGCAAAACAAAACAAACATAGCTCTTTCCTTTGTACCACAGAGAAACAGAAGCCAAGGAATATATATGCCTCAGGGTTTCCACAGGATGGTGGTTTCTGCAATCATGGAAGTGACAACGTATGGATCCATGTTTGAAGCTGGCCTCCGGTCTTCGAAATAACCTTTTCCAGCTTTCTCTGTGTCTCGACCAACACGAATCGATGCGCCACGGTTTGCAACACCCTATTCAACCATTGCATATTGTACATTGAATAACGGAATAAGAAATTATAATTTCCCAATTGAATCAATGGAATGCGTAGCAGTGTATACCCATATGAAAGTGTTGATGTCGGCAGTCTCGTGTCGACCAGTGAGGCGACGCTCATTGCCTTCTCCATAGGCAGCAATGTGTTGAGTGTGTCTCGCCCCAAGCTTTTCAATTGCTTTCTTGATAACCTCATAGCCTCCATCACATCTCATGGACTTTGTACtgttacatacatacatacatgacACACAATTAGTTCTTGGAATAAACTTGGAAAAATCTATTAAAATTTACCTGTAATTGGTGTGAGCACCGGCACCATTCCAGTCTCCCTGTGATCATTAGTATTAACGTTTATGAGTTAACCTTCAAGTTCATTAACATAGAGCTAAAGTAAAAGCAAAGGGAAGCAAAGGATTCAAACCTGAATAGGCTTGGGATCAAATGAGAGCACCACTCCAGCAATCTCAGTGATCCTCTGTAATTCAGAAACTAGAATATTAAGATCAAAAGAAGCGAAAGTGTTCTCAAGTGAAGGGGTAGTGCTTCATTACCTCCAAAACGTAACGCGCAACCCATAACTCATCTCCGGCAGAGATGCCAACTGTTGGGCCAACTTGAAATTCCCACTTTAAGCCATCAAGAAAAGAAGATTCAGCATAACAAACGAATATAAATATATTTGGATTTACGTCAAAAGGTTATAGTGCCTGTCCTGGCATGACTTCTCCATTGATGCCACTGATACTGATTCCAGCATATAAACAAGCTTTGTAATGAGAATCCACAATGTCACGGCCAAAGGCTTTGTCGACGCCAACACCACAATAGTAAGGTCCCTGTCATAAAAGTAAGATTATATTTATCACCCACTGCTGCTGCTTCTATAAAACAAGCAattggaaaaagaaagaaatgattACCTGAGGTCCAGGAAAGCCACCCACAGGCCATCCAATTGGCcatttaacatctttctgcaacaaGGTGTACTCCTGCTCTATTCCATACCTGTTTTGCTCTCATAAATCATATGCAAAAtcaacacaaatatatatatgtatgtactaAATCACACATTCTTAAATAGttcaaagaaagaaaagaacaaagGGGAAATACCAGGGTTCTTCGGCGACAACATCAGGATGGCTAAAAATCTTAGCAGCAGCGCATCTCTTGTTTGTGGGAATTGGATCACCAGCTGGAGTATAAGCATCGCACATAACCTAACAAAAAATCATCACAGTTTAATATGTAAGTTAGCACTAAGCGGTTTTAACATTTATCTTTTTTGGATTCCAGTGCGGATGAATGTGTCCaacattcttttaaaaatttcatagtattgaaaatcaaattttataacaaggaaatttgtattttaattaaaattttagagcAAACGGTATGATCTCGATATATttactaaaatacaacttttactttttatatctatttttatattattttaattaaaatatttattttcatatgaatttatgaaaattttttttttatttcaacttcttaattgtttaagattttagaaaaattacaagtgAAGAGCATGTATGGAATAATAAATAACATAGATGAGACACAACTTACAAGAATATTGTTGCCCCTCCTGAATGGATCTTTGAATATAGCTTGAGGACTATTCCATTTAATTGTAAATATACACACAAaaaacaaaaagaacaaaaaaaatccATCAATATATCTAACAAAAAGAATGAAAACATTTAAAAGAGAAAAAGGAGCAAAAAGTTATACTATAAGATGACTTCACTGTCTTCGCCAGAGGCTTGACCAGTGCTGGAACCGTCATAATTCCACTTTGGAAGCTTTGAAGGATCGCTAACAGGCCCAGAAAGTGTctatatatgcatgtatataaGCATATCATGCTATTACAATGTAAAGAAAAATACCTGAAAAATCAAATGTTCAAATCAATTACCCTTGCTTTGCTTCTGAGATCGATGCCTGATCCACCCACCCTGTTCAACCATGTCAAAAGGGAAAAAAAGCTTCCATTAGTAACAAAAACCAGATCAGAAGTTGCCATTCCAAACATCTTTTAACCTAATATTCAGTATTCAAAAGCAAGATGTAAAGCAGTCAGCTATGTAGTTTAGTGGAACTGTGCAAGAAGAGAAGAATAGATTTTGGATTCTTTCGAGTTATAAAGAGCATTTCTAATTATATAGACCCTTTTATTTACATAACAGAGAAACCTTGTTGAAAGCAAAAAAAATTGAACACTGTTTTGATTATGTTACCAAGCAAAAAAGAGGATTAGAACGCACACACATTTAAGAGCACACTGAGTTAGACATGTtttggaagaaagaaagaaattgtgGGAGGAATATGAGAGTAGGGACCGAccatatgtattcggcaatgattTTGTCAGTGCAGTCTGAGAGACTAAGGTTAACGTGATCTGTAAGAAGTGACATATTCTtcaaaagaataataaaacaagTTTTAAAACGAACAGATTGAAATTAGACACTAAGACGTGAAAACAGAGGCAGGTTGCGTTGCCTTTTATAGTGGCGATACTCGTTTGAGTTCCCAACTCTATTCTTAAAAGGGTTATAATTTTTTAGGTTGACTATGACTCCTATTAGAAATAATTTTTGAgttaaactttatttttttaatttcaatcaaattctaattaatttagattattttattattatttgatctataaaTTTCGACTATatgttcaatttttcaatttcttttattatttttacttattcGTTACTTAATCG
This is a stretch of genomic DNA from Gossypium arboreum isolate Shixiya-1 chromosome 11, ASM2569848v2, whole genome shotgun sequence. It encodes these proteins:
- the LOC108452012 gene encoding glutamine synthetase nodule isozyme, translated to MSLLTDHVNLSLSDCTDKIIAEYIWVGGSGIDLRSKARTLSGPVSDPSKLPKWNYDGSSTGQASGEDSEVILYPQAIFKDPFRRGNNILVMCDAYTPAGDPIPTNKRCAAAKIFSHPDVVAEEPWYGIEQEYTLLQKDVKWPIGWPVGGFPGPQGPYYCGVGVDKAFGRDIVDSHYKACLYAGISISGINGEVMPGQWEFQVGPTVGISAGDELWVARYVLERITEIAGVVLSFDPKPIQGDWNGAGAHTNYSTKSMRCDGGYEVIKKAIEKLGARHTQHIAAYGEGNERRLTGRHETADINTFIWGVANRGASIRVGRDTEKAGKGYFEDRRPASNMDPYVVTSMIAETTILWKP